Proteins encoded together in one Verrucomicrobiota bacterium window:
- the sppA gene encoding signal peptide peptidase SppA — protein sequence MSDSIYPPTPPPLPAWTAPAPLPKKKTSKLLIVILILSLFANLILFFGIIGKKSASTHTVSLRNQHYKEQLISGHSQSPDKIAVIRLQGIISSMSENPAQPEGMVGQIKDQLDIAVKDPTVKAIILRIDSPGGEVLASDQIYRALKEARAKKPVVCYMGSIAASGGFYAAMGTTYIIADELTITGSIGVIMQTLNYKDLFDKVGLKTLTFKSGRYKDILNGDREPTQEEIDLVQSLIMETYDKFYTIVLSERNRNGEIIDAALLRDNLADGRIFTGKQAMQNKLIDQNGYFEDAVKKAEELGHASNAQVVEYEIPFSFSDFFRLFGEAKAEKTLKIDLGLPAELKLQPGKAYFLSYHLF from the coding sequence ATGTCAGACTCCATCTATCCCCCCACTCCCCCACCCTTACCGGCGTGGACAGCACCCGCACCTCTCCCCAAAAAGAAAACAAGCAAATTGCTCATTGTGATCCTCATTTTGAGCCTTTTTGCGAATTTGATCCTCTTTTTCGGGATCATCGGCAAGAAATCCGCATCGACCCACACTGTCTCGCTGCGAAACCAACATTATAAAGAGCAACTCATCTCCGGACACAGCCAATCACCAGACAAAATCGCGGTCATCCGCCTCCAAGGCATTATTTCCAGCATGTCCGAAAATCCCGCCCAACCGGAAGGCATGGTCGGCCAGATCAAAGACCAGCTCGATATCGCGGTGAAGGACCCCACGGTTAAAGCCATTATCCTCCGGATTGATTCCCCCGGCGGGGAAGTGCTGGCTTCCGACCAGATCTACCGGGCTCTCAAAGAAGCCCGCGCAAAAAAACCGGTGGTTTGTTATATGGGCTCTATCGCAGCCAGTGGTGGATTTTATGCTGCCATGGGTACGACTTACATTATCGCAGATGAGCTCACGATTACCGGTTCGATCGGGGTCATCATGCAGACGCTGAACTACAAGGATTTATTCGACAAGGTCGGGCTTAAAACCCTGACATTTAAAAGTGGGCGTTATAAAGATATCCTTAACGGGGATCGCGAGCCCACACAGGAAGAAATCGATCTTGTTCAATCCCTCATTATGGAAACTTATGATAAGTTCTATACTATTGTCCTTTCTGAAAGAAACCGGAACGGGGAGATTATTGACGCCGCCCTACTCAGGGATAACCTTGCCGACGGACGTATTTTCACCGGAAAACAAGCCATGCAGAATAAGCTTATTGACCAGAATGGTTATTTTGAAGACGCGGTCAAAAAAGCAGAAGAGCTGGGACATGCAAGTAACGCCCAAGTCGTAGAGTATGAGATTCCTTTCAGTTTCAGCGATTTCTTCCGTTTATTTGGGGAGGCCAAAGCTGAAAAAACCCTCAAGATCGATCTGGGTCTGCCCGCCGAACTCAAGCTCCAGCCCGGTAAAGCCTATTTCCTGTCTTATCATCTCTTTTAA
- the larC gene encoding nickel pincer cofactor biosynthesis protein LarC produces MKKILYLDCFSGISGDMLMGALADLGVKPSAFEWELTKLDIGDFHMHFDRKFKGAIEGVKFSCHEGKVHTHAQDEKDGDHGHDHSHDHGEECGHDHPHEEGHHHHDHPHDHEDGGCDHEHDHPHVEGHDHDHDEGHHHSHDESRNYSQIRDLIEKSSLSPFVKKHAVGVFHRVAVAEGKIHGLPPEKVHFHEVGALDSILDIVGACIGIEALGVDEVHASALQEGHGFLECAHGRFPIPSTATLEILQGIPLSQTDEPYELITPTGAAILAEFSKSFGLMNQLSTVRVGYGLGTRNLQSRPNVLRAVLANVPGESAGPHTDTVVVIETNLDDVTPEIIGHVLTESFQAGALDAWSTPVQMKKNRPGVLLSLLTEPSRADELARWLMRETGSFGVRYTHYHRSKLHREIKTVQTTYGPVEVKIGRDESSVVVFSPEYESCRKIAEKGKVPVRLVYEAALKAVKAD; encoded by the coding sequence ATGAAAAAAATTCTATATCTCGATTGCTTCAGTGGTATCAGTGGGGACATGCTCATGGGAGCATTAGCCGATCTCGGGGTGAAACCCTCCGCATTCGAGTGGGAATTAACCAAGTTGGATATCGGTGATTTTCACATGCATTTTGACCGGAAATTTAAAGGGGCCATCGAAGGTGTCAAATTCAGTTGCCACGAGGGTAAAGTCCACACCCATGCTCAGGATGAAAAAGATGGTGACCATGGACACGATCATTCCCACGATCACGGAGAGGAATGCGGTCATGACCATCCCCACGAAGAGGGACATCACCACCATGACCATCCACATGATCACGAGGATGGCGGATGTGATCACGAGCATGATCATCCACATGTAGAGGGCCATGACCACGACCACGATGAAGGGCATCATCACAGCCATGATGAAAGCCGGAATTACTCACAGATCAGGGATTTAATCGAAAAGTCATCCCTTTCCCCTTTTGTCAAAAAGCATGCGGTGGGTGTTTTTCACCGGGTCGCAGTGGCAGAAGGCAAGATTCACGGGTTACCCCCTGAAAAGGTTCATTTTCACGAAGTCGGTGCCCTAGATTCCATTCTGGATATTGTTGGTGCCTGTATCGGTATCGAGGCTCTTGGAGTGGATGAGGTCCATGCCAGTGCCTTACAGGAAGGCCACGGATTTTTGGAATGTGCCCATGGACGTTTTCCGATACCATCCACGGCCACCCTTGAGATATTGCAGGGGATCCCTCTTTCCCAGACGGATGAACCCTATGAATTAATCACCCCGACGGGGGCGGCGATTCTGGCGGAATTCTCAAAATCATTTGGACTCATGAATCAATTAAGTACAGTCAGGGTGGGTTACGGTCTGGGTACGCGCAATTTGCAAAGCCGTCCAAATGTCCTCCGTGCAGTCTTAGCCAATGTCCCCGGGGAAAGTGCCGGGCCTCACACGGATACGGTCGTCGTGATTGAAACAAATCTTGATGATGTCACCCCGGAGATTATCGGACATGTGCTCACGGAGTCTTTCCAAGCAGGAGCTTTGGATGCTTGGAGTACCCCGGTGCAGATGAAAAAGAACCGTCCGGGTGTGCTTCTGTCGCTTTTGACTGAACCCTCACGGGCGGATGAACTCGCCAGATGGCTCATGAGGGAAACCGGCAGCTTTGGTGTCCGTTATACTCATTATCATCGCAGCAAATTGCACCGGGAGATTAAAACGGTGCAGACTACTTATGGGCCGGTAGAGGTAAAAATTGGGCGTGACGAATCCTCCGTAGTTGTTTTTAGTCCTGAGTATGAGTCTTGCCGTAAGATTGCCGAGAAGGGGAAAGTCCCCGTCAGGCTCGTCTATGAGGCGGCTTTGAAGGCTGTCAAAGCCGACTAA
- a CDS encoding glycosyltransferase family 9 protein, translating into MKRFFLRNFLRLILLCRSGKRPPLICPTDRYPKILIIRRNRMGDMVCTLPMIRQIRKHFPKAWIRVLADREGELMASASGLCDEIIILEKEGGRYAQIIQNAKYACGFDYSFAVKVGFDSLAASLAFLSGARRRMGFVNENDPDLRERFLYTDPVEVPLEKEHQAVSCMRLLLPMAIPEGPYDFSIKVSPEYEEFANQALSGFHLEEKGFALVSVSTNQEDHWSVQNFSALCQCIRSELGFSVVITSTPSDRGIARDLVTLCDHDSICSIDTPGVLHLAAIIGKARFVIAFEGGLAHLTTACGIPGVILWRKNAPFEKWKALSSKHHYVRGEPVSDISVSEVLHAARHVIDENSL; encoded by the coding sequence ATGAAACGGTTTTTTTTAAGGAATTTTTTACGATTAATCCTGCTTTGCCGGAGTGGAAAGAGGCCACCGCTCATTTGTCCTACCGATCGTTACCCTAAAATCCTGATTATCCGCAGGAACCGAATGGGGGATATGGTGTGCACCCTGCCGATGATTCGCCAGATAAGGAAACATTTTCCAAAGGCTTGGATAAGGGTGCTGGCGGACAGGGAAGGGGAGCTGATGGCATCCGCCTCCGGTCTCTGTGATGAGATCATCATCTTAGAGAAGGAAGGGGGACGTTACGCCCAGATTATCCAGAATGCAAAATATGCCTGTGGATTTGATTACAGTTTTGCGGTGAAAGTGGGTTTTGACAGTTTGGCAGCTTCTCTCGCTTTTTTAAGTGGAGCGAGACGGCGGATGGGGTTTGTGAATGAAAATGATCCGGATCTGAGGGAACGCTTCCTTTATACGGACCCGGTCGAGGTGCCCTTAGAAAAGGAACACCAAGCGGTGAGTTGTATGCGTTTACTCCTCCCGATGGCGATTCCGGAAGGCCCCTATGATTTCAGTATCAAGGTCTCCCCGGAATACGAGGAATTCGCAAATCAGGCGTTATCCGGATTTCATCTGGAGGAAAAGGGATTTGCTCTCGTGAGTGTGAGCACTAACCAAGAGGATCATTGGTCGGTGCAGAATTTCTCGGCCCTGTGCCAATGTATCAGGAGTGAACTCGGTTTCAGTGTGGTCATTACCAGCACTCCATCAGACCGGGGAATCGCGCGCGATTTAGTGACCCTGTGTGATCATGATTCCATTTGCTCGATAGACACACCGGGGGTTCTGCATCTGGCGGCCATTATCGGAAAAGCACGGTTTGTCATTGCTTTTGAAGGGGGGCTAGCCCATCTAACGACCGCCTGTGGTATTCCCGGGGTAATCCTCTGGCGGAAAAATGCGCCCTTCGAGAAATGGAAAGCCCTGTCATCAAAGCACCATTACGTCAGGGGGGAACCGGTCTCTGATATCTCGGTGAGTGAAGTGCTCCATGCGGCCCGCCACGTCATTGATGAGAATAGTCTTTAA
- a CDS encoding TIGR03790 family protein — translation MNRRNTLKPRALSILGVILLLCLSPVLCAQDNSLSRFVAVVYNSQEPGAADLARLYARGRGITDEQIIEIRCDRGEVVTRDHFDFKIKWPIREQLQKRKLYHFRLNPQDEVHNEESIRYLVLIRGIPLKIAATSASEPMPDYLIDKSRPDQKPPAELNRNDAAVDTELCLLPLIKYPLTGPFPNFYFNAKDRFVGNNQMILVTRLDGPTYQDVEKMIKDTLIAERNGGVKGKAFIDARGIKEGPYAIGDFWLRSAAADFKKKKVPVVFDEQEALFGPKVDMRDAAFYFGWYASDICGPMKPGDFRFPLGAVAYHIYSFSANTLRSPEANWCGPLISRGVVATMGAVNEPYLLFTPDVGVFANRLLRGWNFADSAYASQRMVSWQITIIGDPLYRPYPQGKE, via the coding sequence TGTTTGTCGCCGGTACTTTGCGCCCAGGATAATTCCCTCAGCCGATTCGTGGCCGTCGTTTATAATTCCCAAGAGCCCGGAGCGGCCGATCTTGCCCGGCTTTATGCCCGGGGAAGGGGGATTACTGATGAGCAAATCATTGAAATCCGTTGTGACCGGGGAGAGGTGGTCACCCGGGATCATTTTGACTTTAAAATCAAGTGGCCAATCAGGGAACAACTCCAAAAACGTAAACTCTATCATTTCCGGCTGAACCCACAGGACGAAGTTCATAACGAGGAGAGTATCCGTTACCTGGTTTTGATTCGGGGCATCCCCCTGAAAATCGCCGCGACGAGTGCGTCAGAGCCGATGCCTGATTATCTCATCGATAAGTCGCGCCCGGATCAAAAGCCTCCTGCGGAATTAAACCGTAATGATGCGGCTGTGGATACCGAGCTCTGCCTTTTGCCTTTGATTAAATATCCATTGACCGGGCCATTCCCAAATTTCTATTTTAATGCCAAGGATCGATTTGTGGGGAATAACCAGATGATTCTAGTCACACGGCTGGATGGCCCCACTTATCAGGATGTGGAGAAGATGATCAAAGACACCTTGATTGCAGAAAGGAACGGAGGGGTAAAAGGAAAAGCGTTTATTGATGCACGGGGAATAAAAGAGGGGCCTTATGCCATCGGTGACTTTTGGCTCAGGAGTGCGGCTGCGGATTTTAAAAAGAAAAAAGTCCCGGTTGTTTTTGATGAACAAGAAGCCCTTTTTGGACCGAAAGTGGATATGCGCGACGCGGCATTTTATTTCGGCTGGTACGCCTCCGATATTTGCGGGCCCATGAAACCCGGGGATTTCAGGTTCCCCCTAGGAGCGGTGGCCTATCATATCTACTCATTTAGTGCGAATACATTAAGGAGTCCCGAGGCGAATTGGTGCGGGCCACTCATCAGCCGAGGGGTCGTCGCGACGATGGGTGCAGTCAATGAACCTTATTTACTCTTTACTCCGGATGTGGGGGTATTTGCTAACCGGCTATTGAGAGGGTGGAATTTTGCGGATAGTGCCTATGCCTCGCAGCGGATGGTCTCCTGGCAGATTACAATCATCGGGGATCCCCTCTATCGACCCTATCCTCAAGGGAAAGAATGA
- a CDS encoding glycosyltransferase, which translates to MSELALNPTISCIIPAFNEEKYIQRVIESVQAAGEYYRHQKNLAIEIIVVDNHSKDRTGEIAQELGAKVVHEPSNNIARASNIGALMAGGDFLMFIDADMVLSKDLICGVDDNLINPEVAGGGTRSRSEKWSWDFSVYRTVQDSYRQLFGGFRGVFHCRRKDFVDLLGFDERNFIAEKVEFYHRLKDHGKLRNQKIQDAPAGFVSESDRIVSQNGVMEVVGKTFSLCWTPNKKIRDISFCGPWYNVRQNS; encoded by the coding sequence ATGTCTGAACTGGCACTCAATCCGACGATTTCATGTATTATTCCTGCATTTAATGAGGAGAAATACATCCAACGTGTCATTGAATCCGTCCAAGCGGCAGGGGAATATTACCGCCACCAGAAAAATCTCGCCATTGAAATCATCGTGGTGGATAACCACAGTAAAGACCGCACTGGCGAAATCGCACAGGAGCTCGGAGCAAAAGTCGTTCATGAACCCAGTAATAACATTGCCCGTGCCAGTAATATCGGGGCATTAATGGCTGGGGGCGATTTTTTAATGTTTATCGACGCAGACATGGTTCTCAGTAAAGACTTGATTTGTGGGGTCGATGATAACCTGATAAATCCGGAGGTGGCCGGGGGAGGGACACGTTCACGCTCAGAGAAGTGGTCCTGGGATTTCTCGGTTTACCGGACGGTTCAAGATTCATACCGCCAGCTTTTTGGTGGATTCCGAGGAGTATTCCATTGCCGTCGGAAAGATTTTGTGGATCTCTTAGGGTTTGATGAACGGAATTTCATTGCAGAAAAGGTGGAGTTTTATCATCGCCTCAAAGACCATGGCAAATTGCGTAACCAAAAAATCCAGGATGCACCTGCTGGTTTCGTGAGTGAGTCCGACCGGATCGTGAGCCAGAATGGCGTGATGGAAGTCGTCGGAAAAACATTTTCCCTGTGCTGGACTCCGAATAAAAAGATAAGGGACATCAGCTTCTGCGGACCTTGGTATAATGTCCGTCAAAACTCATAG
- the larB gene encoding nickel pincer cofactor biosynthesis protein LarB, translated as MKDKPVDYVDLGFAKVDLDRERRNGFPEVIYGEGKTPGQIALIAAEIIKKSGKLLVSRADPAAFAAVRAICPKARYHEIARSITVELKPSKKAPGMIAILCAGTSDLPIAEEAAVTAEIMGNRVEKFYDVGVAGLSRLLSNLPRIRKARVIIVVAGMDGALPSVTAGLVDKPIIAVPTSIGYGTAFKGVAALLTMLNSCGSGVTVVNIDNGFGAAYAASQINRLTK; from the coding sequence ATGAAAGATAAACCAGTGGATTATGTCGATCTAGGATTTGCCAAAGTGGATTTAGACAGGGAAAGACGAAATGGTTTTCCCGAGGTGATTTATGGGGAAGGGAAAACCCCCGGACAAATCGCCCTGATTGCCGCTGAAATCATTAAAAAGTCGGGCAAATTGCTCGTTTCCCGGGCTGATCCTGCGGCATTTGCAGCTGTCCGCGCCATTTGCCCGAAAGCACGTTATCATGAGATTGCCCGCTCGATTACTGTCGAGCTTAAACCCAGTAAAAAGGCCCCGGGCATGATCGCGATTCTTTGTGCCGGGACATCGGACCTTCCGATCGCTGAGGAGGCAGCCGTGACAGCGGAGATTATGGGGAACCGCGTCGAGAAATTTTATGATGTAGGGGTGGCGGGATTAAGCCGTCTCTTGAGCAATTTGCCCCGGATCCGTAAGGCCCGGGTGATTATCGTCGTCGCTGGGATGGATGGAGCGTTACCGAGTGTGACTGCCGGGCTCGTGGATAAACCCATCATCGCAGTCCCGACTAGTATCGGTTATGGAACGGCATTTAAGGGGGTGGCGGCTTTGCTGACGATGTTAAACTCCTGCGGGAGCGGGGTCACCGTGGTTAATATCGATAATGGTTTTGGTGCCGCCTATGCTGCCAGCCAGATAAACCGTTTGACTAAATAG